The genomic segment CGACAAACGCGTGCAAAACTCGAACTGCGTAAGTGCGCGTACTGGGTGTCCCTACGTGGCCGGTCCGCGGTCAAGAATCGGTCGTCCGTCCGCATCCCGATACCGAAACGGCAAATCTTTACCCCGGACGCAATTCGAGCAATAATTGAGAGGAAGAAGCGCGGGGAGGAATTGACGTGATTGATTGTTCTTCGATGTGGGCACCGAAACCGTCCGTGCTACAGGCGATCCCGGTGGGCGCCGTTGGCGACTTCCTCACCCGTCGCGAGTGGGTGCAGAAGCCGTCGTCGCTTCCCACCTCGCGGTATTTCGAACTCAAAGACAGTGCCTTGCATTACTTTTTCCCCGCGTCGGACCACCTCGCCGACTACCCGATGCGCGTTCTCGACTTCATCGAGAACTTCGCCCGGTTCTACGACCTGGACCCGCACGCCGTGCTGGCCGAGTTACAAGGCGGCCAACGCGCCGAGCCCGTCCGCGCGTCCGTTCCGGCGTGACGGGCTCTGTTACTTCATTCCTCGTCGGGCTGACACGGGCCACCGCCGAAGCCGCGCGCCGCGAGCAGGCCGTGGAGCTTCGCCACCAGCGCGAGCAGTTGCTTTTGCTCGTCGGGCATTAACCCCCGGAACAGTTCCGCGATCGCGTTCATCTGGCTGCCCGATGCCATCTGGCGCCCGTACCGCTCGCCCGCTGTGGTCAACTCGACCAGGGTGGCCCGGCGGTCGGTCGAATGCGGAACCCGGCGGACCAGCTTCTCCTCCTCGAGCGCGTCCACCAGAGCGGTCACGTTGCGCGCGGTGACCCCGAGTTCCTCACTCAGGTCGCTCATGATCTTCGGCCCCGCACGGTGAAGCGCGCCGAGCAACTTCATCCGCGCGAAGCTCACTCCGCTCTCCGCAAACCGGCTCTTCACCCACTTGAAATATCCGGGGGCAAAGCTCGCGAAGGCGAGGGCAATTTGAAGGGCATCGTCGGGCGGGGCGTCCTCTATTGACATTGCTGAACCTATTCATTATCCATCATTGCACGATTCCGCTCGGGGCGGAACGTGCGGCGAACTTCACCCATTGTTTCATCCGCCCGTCCGAACTCAACACCAATGAGGGGAGCCATGTCCGAATCGACCGAATACTTTCCCCCCGAAGAGACCCCACCCGCCCGTTCGGGCTGGCGCCGCGCGCTGGTGGGGTTCACGCTCCTCGGGGTCGCGGTCCACGGCTTCGGTCAGTGGGCGGCCCGCGACGACTCGGGTTCGGTTCCGGCAACGGCCATGATCATGACCGTGATGCTCGGGCCGGTGCTGGGGCTCTTGGGGTTCGCGCTGTGGTGGGTGCTTCTGGGCGACGGGAAGTGGTACACGCGCGTCCTGGCCGCGTTCGGCGTCGGTGTGGCGTGCGTGGGCGTGGTGCTGGCCGCCCACCCGACGATGCGGCCCTACGCGAGCGTGTGGGGCGTCCCCCTCACCGTCGCGATCACGGGGCTGGTGCTGGCGGTGGCGCCGGTCGTCCGGTGGTGGCCCACGGCCGGTCTGATCGCGCTGGTCGCGGCGTCGCCGTGGCTGGCGCTCCGCGTCGACGGCGTGACCGGGGCGTACGACCTCGAAACGTCGTACCGGTGGAAGTCGTCGGTCGCCGACAGCGCGGCGGAACAGTTCGCCGACCGCGCCACGGTGCGCCCGGCGAGCGCGATCGCCGATCTCGGGGTGACGACGCCCGTGTACTGGGCGGGGTTCCGCGGGGCGAACCGGACCGGCGAGGTTCCGAAGGACGAGTACCGCGGGTGGGACGGCACGCCGCCCCGCGAGCGCTGGCGGAACGACCCCGTCGGGCCGGCGTGGTCGTCGTTCTGCGTCGTGGGCGATTACGTCTTCACGCAGGAACAGCGCGGGGACTCGGAATCGGTGGTCTGCTACCGGGCGGACACGGGCAAAGAGGTCTGGTCCGGCGGCGCGCCCGGCAAGCACTCCGACGGCCAGAGCGGGGCCGGCCCGCGCGCGACCCCGGCCTACGCGGGCGGGCGCCTGTTCGCGACCAGCGCCAGCGGTTCGGTGTCGTGCCTCCAGGCCAACACCGGTGAAACCGTATGGACGGTGAACCTGGCCGAGCGGTTCCAGGCGACCAAGCCGAACTTCGGACTGTCCACGTCGCCGCTGGTCGCGGGCGATCTGGTCATCGTCAACCCGGCTTCGCCCGCGGCCCCGCGGCTCGTCGCTCTGGACGCCGCAACGGGGGCCACGCGCTGGGCCACAGAGGCGAGCGGAACGGCCGGGTACTCGTCCCCACAAGCCGCGAAGATCGCGGACGTCGATCAGGTTCTGATCTTCAACGGCGCCGGGCTGTTCGGGCACGACCCGAAAACCGGGAGCGAGCTGTGGCGGTACGACTGGGTGACCAAGGAGATGGAGCCGACCACCGTTCAGCCGCTCGTACTGCCCGACGGCCGGGTGGTGGTCGGTGGCGGGAACATCGGTATCGGAACGCGGTGCGTGAAGGTGCGGCGCGAGGCCGACGGGTGGGCGGCGAAGGAGGAGTGGAAGACCACCAAGTTCACTCCCAAGTTTAACGACATGGTTCGGTCCGGCGACTACCTGTTTGGGTTGGAAAACGGCGTCCTCCAGTGCCTGAAGCTGTCCAACGGCGCGGTCGTCTGGAAGGACGGCCGCTACGGCGCCGGACAGTTGCTGCTCGCCGGGGACAAGTTGCTCGTCGTTTCGGAACGGGGCGAGTTGGCGTGCGTGGCCGCCAAGCCGGACGAGTACGAGGAACTCTGGAAGATCGATGTGGCCAAGGGCAAAGCGTGGAACCACCCGGTGCTCGCGCGGGGCCGGCTGTACTTCCGCAACGCGACCGTGATGGTCGCCCTCGACCTGCCCGGCTGGACCGATAAGGAGTAGTCGGCCCGCGAACCGGTCCCCCGAACGGATTGTCTACCCCCCAATCCCAGTTTGGAGGACCGGTCATGACCGACGACGAGTTTCTGCTCGCGTTCGAGACCTGTACACTCGCCCGCGCGGACTGGACACACGCGGCTCACGTTCGCATGGCGTGGCTGTACCTGACGCGCTCCCTGGGGGCCGCCGCGGCGCTCGACCGCGTGCGGCCGGGCATCCAGAAGCTGAACGCGGAATTCGTCCGACAGTTGCACCTGCGCGGGTTGACGGTCCCCCACGACCCGCGCGGCCTGAACGGCTACCACGAGACGATCACCACCGCGTTCGTGACCGTCATTGCGGCCCGCACGCGGGCCGGGGAAGACTTCGACACGTTCCGCGAACGCAACCCCGACCTCTTTGATCGCACCTTCCCCTCACTTCTAAAACATTACTCGCCCGAACGCCTGTACTCCGCCGCCGCGAAGGCGGCGTTCATCGCACCGGACCTGGCGCCACTGCCGGTGGGGTGAGGCACGGTCGGAACACTAGACAGGAATTGCACCCGCCCTTCGCCGCAGGTGGAGGGGAGGAATTTCCCCGAGCGCCCGGCGATTCCCCGGCAATCTCTGGTTGGGACGGTCCCGCCCTCTCCCGCTATTCCGGATCGAAACTCCGAGGAACGACTGTGGCGTGGCGTATCAGGCATTGGGCATGTGTGTTGGTATTCGTGTCGTGGCTCGGTTCCGCGGATGCCTTCGGTCAGCCGCCGGCAAAAGCCAAAGAGCCCGAAACGGGGATCCAGATTGATCCGGGGCTGATCTCTCAAGTCGATCAAGTGTGGACCGTAATCGGAGGGCCGAAGAACCCGGTCTGGCCCGGTTGGGACGCTCGCGACACGCCGGTTCTGATCTACTTCCCCGAGCGGCAAGACCTTCTCATCAACCACCCGAAGCCGCCCGACGGGTTCAAACGGTACACCGGGCCGCTGAAATCGGCGCTCGGTCCGATCCACATTCGGGACGGCAAAACCATCCTGTCCCTCGACGGGCAGAACACGGCGACCGACGTCGCGGGCGTCCGGACCCTGGTGGTCGCTGACACACTGTCCGCGCGGCGGCAGTGGGCCGAGAGCGTCGCCGCGCTCGCAAAGGGCGACCCGGCCAACGCCAAAGACCAGATCGAGAGCGGGCTGGTCCCGAACCCGTACCCCGCGTTCTGGATGTTCGCCCACGAGGCCTTCCACGTCTACCAGCACAAGCGGGCGCCGGATAAGGGGGGGCGTGAAAGCACGCTGCTCACGTACCCGTCGCTGTCGGTCGAAAACAACGTCGGCTTCGCGCTGGAAGCGGAGTTCCTGCACGCGGCCCTGGAGGCGGAACAGGCCGACGTCGTACCGCTCCTCAAGAAGTGGCTCGCGGCCCGGTCCCTGCGCCGCGCCGGGCTGCCCCGGGAGGCAATCGACTACGAGGACGGGACCGAGTTCAACGAGGGGACCGCGAAGTACGTCGAGTACCGCCTGACGCAGTGCCTGGAAGGCGCCGCGCCGCTCGACAAACTGTGGCTGATCCAGGGGTTCCAGGGGTTCAAAGACCTGGGGCCGGAGCGCGCCCGCATGCGGTCCCAGATGCGGAAAATGATGTCGGGTCAGACGGCGGTGAACAACGACCTGTACGGGGCCTCGCCCGTCCGCTTCCGGCTGTACTTTTCGGGCATGGGGATCGGTGCGGCGCTCGACCGGCTCGGGGCCCAGTGGCACGACAAGATCTTCGAGCCGACCGCCACCCTCACCGGCCTGCTCGCGGCCGAACTCGGGACGAAGCCGGAACACCTCGAAGCGGAAATCAAGACCGTCCGGGCGAGTGCGCGGTTCGCCGAACTCACCAAGCAGAAGGCGGCGCTGGAGGCCGACGGGCACGCTCACATCGCCACCGTCGTGGCCGGGTTCGATCGGGCGGCGGGCGAACTGGTCATCGACTACTCCCGCGTGCGCAAATCGACCGCGGAGTTCGCCTTCACCCCGTTCGGCATCCTCCGCGTGTCCGACCACCAAGCGGTCTACCGGCTGATCCCGATCAGCGGCGCGGTCGGCTCGTTCCAATTCGCCGAGGCCGGCGCCCGCCCCGTACTCCACGACACCAGGGCCAAACAGATCCGCTTCCAACTGACCGGCAAACCGGACCCGGCGGACCTCGCCAAACAACTCGGAGCGGAGCCGAAGGCCGATCAGCGCGTGGGCGCAGCAAAACTCACTCTCCCCGGAATGACCCTGAACGGGGTGAAGGGCCGCGCTCGGCTCGACGGGAAGCGTCTGACCCTCGTACTCGACGAGTAGCCCGGTCCGATTCGGGCTCTGTTCCGGAAGGGGCACCCGGCCCGAGCGGTGCCGCCTCCAGAACAGAGCCCGGAGACGCGAACCGACACGTCACCTCAATCACACGCAGATGATCGCAATTTGCAAAAACCCAAAATTCGCCGGAGGCGCGCCGCAACGGAGATGGTGAGCCGAAATTTGATCGGGTATATGGATAAAGAAATTGGTTTGGGCGAACCTGTCAACCCGTTTGTTTGTCCGTTTACCACACCAATTCGGAGGAGCCGACGTGACCGACGACGAATTCCTGACCAAGTTCGAACAGCGCCTGCTCCATCGCGCCGAGTGGACCCACGAAGCGCACGTCCGCATGGCGTGGCTGTACGTGGCCCGGAGCGCGACGTACAAGGCGGCCCGCTCCAAGGTGCGCTCCGGCATCAAGAAGCTCAACACCGCGTTCGTGGCCCGCGCGGCGCGGCCCTGTGGCGCCACCCCGCCGCCCGAACCCGTGGCCGAACCGGTCGCGGAGGAAAAGCCGATCGGGTTCCACGAGACCATCACGACGGCGTTCGTCCGGCTCATCGCGTCGCGGATGCGGCCCGGCGAGAAGTTCGCCACCTTCCGCCAGCGCAACCCGGACCTCTTCGACCGCAAGCTCCCGGCGCTGCTCGCGCACTACTCGAAGGAAGTGCTGTTCTCGGAAGAGGCGAAGGTGAAGTTCGCCCAACCCGACCGGGAACCGCTCCCGAAGCCGTGGCTCGCCCTCGTGTGATGCGGGCGCGGGACGCCCTGAGAAAAGGTGGTGTCCCGAGCGCCCAAGAATCGCGGTCGGTTCGGGATCGTAGTCATAACGCTCCGCGTGATGTCCGCTGAGGTCGGAGGGGTGTCGCTCCCGTCCGAACCGCGTCGGGTTGGGGACATCACGCGGAGCGTGAGGACTACGATGAAGCACTCCACTATCCGCCTTTTCCGCCACCACTTCTTACGCAAAAGGCGCCGCCCACACGGGCGGCGCCTTTTGTTTGGCTCTCGGTCACGAACACGCGTCACTCACGCGACCGGCTTGGTCTTCGGTCGGAACAGGTCGCTGCGCCGCAGCCGCAGTCGGTTCATCCAGAACGCGCTCACGGCCGTGAGCGTCTGGAGGCCGTACTTGGTGCTGCGGCGGAAGTTGATCTGGCTCGCCTCCTCGAAGTACCGCACCGGCACCGGGATGTCGCCCAGCCGGAAGCCGAAGTGGACCGCTTGCACCAGGAACTGCGTGTCGAAGACGAAGTCGTCGCTGTTGCGCTCGAACGGGATCGTTTCCAGCACCTGCCGGCGGTACACGCGGAACCCGCTGTGGAACTCGCCCAGGTTCTGACCGAGCGTCAGGTTCTCGAACGCGGTCAGGCCGCGGTTGCTCACGTACTTCCACCACGGCATCCCGCACTTCAGCGCTTCCGCCCGGCTCCGCACGCGGTTCCCGAGGATCACGTCGCAGATGCCCAGCTCGATCATCCCGACGGCGTGCGGGATCACCCGCGCGTCGTACTGGTAGTCGGGGTGGATCATCACCACGATGTCGGCGCCGTGGTCCAGGCAGTACTTGTAGCACGTCTTCTGGTTGCCACCGTAGCCGGTGTTCTTCTCGTGGACGATGACCGTCAGTCCCATCTCGCGGGCGATGGCGACGGTGTTGTCCTTGCTCCCGTCGTCGACCAACAGGATCTCGTCCACGCTCCCGGCGGGGAAGTCGGCCACGGTGGCCGCGAGCGTCTTCTCGGCGTTGTACGCCGGCAGCACGGCAATGATCTTGTGCTTGCGCGGCGCCGCCGCCGCGTCGGGCTTGAGGACGCGATCGACGTGGAAGATGTCGTGAACCGGGTTCAGCGGCGGTTCGACGAGCAGCGTGGAGGACATAGCGGGTGCCATACGTATTGGTGGCGTAACCGACGCACTATTCAGTGTATGATGCGCGACGGGCGTTTGAATTCCCAAATTCCGGGCGGTCTTGGCGAACCCCGCCGGCGGGGCCGGCGGGTTCTTCTGCGCAACCCACCGGCCCTACTGGCGGGGACCGGCGAATCACTTCCTCAACCGGTGCGGCACTTCCAGTCCGTGCTTTTCCATCAGATCGGCGTCGGCCAGGAGGGTTTCGGACGGCCCGTCGGCCGCGAGTCGGCCGCCGTCGAGGACCAGCACCCGCGGGCAGGTGTCGAGAACCAGGTCGAGGTCGTGGGTCGCGATGAGTTTCGTTCCGGGCAGGCCGCGGATGACGCCGATCAGTTCGCGCCGACCGCGCGGGTCGAGGAACATGCTCGGTTCGTCGAGCAGGAGGACGGCGGGGCGCATCGCGAGCACGCCCGCGAGCGCGGCCCGCCGCTTCTCGCCCCCGGAGAGCTGGAACGGCACCCGGTCGCCCGCGCCCGGCATGCCCACCGCCAGAAGCGCCTCCGCAACGCGGGCCCGGGCCTCGTCGGCGGTCGCGCCCATGTTCAGCGGGCCGAACGCCACGTCTTCCGCCACGGTGGGGCTGAAGAGCTGATCGTCCGGGTTCTGGAACACCACCCCGACGACCTCCGGGAGCTTCTTGCGGTGTTCGGGAACGGCCGGGTCCAGGCCGTGTACCGCGGCCTCACCGGGCCGGCCGCCGAGCACGCCGCAGAGGCGCAGGAACAGCGTCGTTTTGCCGGCCCCGTTCGGGCCGACGAGGGCGACGCAGCCGCCCGGGGCCACCGCGAACGTGACCGCGTCGAGCGCGACACGGCCGCACGCGTAGCGGTGCGACAGCGAGGTCACACGGAGTTCCGGCCCGGTCATCAGGTTCTCGTTCCGCGTTCCGGGTTCCGCATCACCAGCGGTCCCACAGCACGAGGGCGCCGGCGGCGGCGACGAGCGCCACAAAGGGAATGATATCGGCGGCGCGGGTGCGGAACGCCGTGAGCGTGTGAAAGCGGCCGTCGAACCCGCGACAGCGCATGGCGGCGGAGACGCTATCGGCGCGGTCGGACCCGCGCACGAGCAGCGCGCCGGTGGCGTGCCCGAGGGCGCGGTAGCCGTGCCGGGTCGGGGCCGCGCGGAACCCGCGGGTGCGCATCGCGACCCGGAGCCGCCGCATCTCTTCGGCCAGGAGGAACGCGTACCGGTAGGTGAGGAGGGTGAGCTGAACGAGCAGACCGGGCACCTTCAGTTTGTGTGCGGCGGAAACGGTGTGGTGCAGCGGTGCGGTCCCGAGCAGCAGGAGCGCGAAGCACCCGACCGCCAGGCCGCGGCACAGAACGGCCAGCCCCGCGACCGTGCCCCGCTCGGAGACGTGGAGCGGGCCGATGTCCCAGCCCGCGCCGTCGAGCGTGGCCGGTAGCACGATTACGAACGGCAGCGCGGCGAACGCGAAGAGAGCGAGCCGGCCGCGCACCCAGGCGCCCGGTAAGCGAGCCAGAGCCAGGAGGAAGAGCCCCAGGGCGAGGGCGACGGCCACCGGCGCGAGGTGGTCCAGAACGGCGATCCCGCACACGGCCGGCGCCACCGCCGCGAGCTTCCAGCGCGCGTCCCACCGGGCGAGCGGCGAATCGGGGATCGGCCGGTGGCGAAAAGCGAGCGTCATCGGGACTTGCGCGGCAGCGGTTCGGGATCGGGGTTGGCGGCGAACTCGGCCCGCAGTTCCGCCTCGGCTTCCATCCAGTTCTGTACGTCCCGGCCGTGCGGTCGGCCCTTCCGATCCCAGATTTCTGCCGCGCGGGCCGCGATCTTGTCCCGCGGGATGTCAATCATTTCGGGTGCGGGTGCGGGTACGGGCGCGGTAGCGATCGCCAGAACCGCCGGGGCGACCGGCGCCGCTTCGGGAGCCGCCTCCTGAGCGAGTGGAGCGGGAGCCGGAAGAACGGCCGCACTCGTCGGGGCGGTCGTGGTCGAATCGGTCTGCGCGAGTCGGCGCTTGATCCATCGCAACATGGGATTCCTCCAAATGGCACGTGTCAGTTTAATATGCGTGCGAACTCGGGGGAGTGGCAACGGGTCACGGGCTACTCATGCAACCTTCACGGCGATATCAACGCCCCGGGCCGGCGAAGCGTTGCTTCGCCGGCCCGGGGCGTTACTTCACGGTCCGAGTGACCGTCACTGGTTGCCAAAGACGCCGACGCTGAAGTTAATTATCTGGCCCCTGGAGCTCGGACCCGTTTTCACTATCTCGTGGGGGGCCGGAGCACATTCCAACGCGACCGGCCGCGGCACCGACATTGTGGGCGAGCACTCCGGCAGCGCAGCCGGCGCGGTCATCGGCTGCGGCGCCGGCATGATCGGAAGGGACTCCGTCTGCCGCGCCGGTACGGTCGTCGGCTGCACGGGCCGGGTCACTGGGGTGAGCGGCACCTGGTACTCCACCGGTCGCGGCGGGGCCGGGCACGGCACGGCCTGCGGCGGGAGCAGGTCGCTCGGCGCTGCGGTGGCGGGCGGCGGGTATACGGCGTACGGGGCCGGCATGGCGTTCGCCCTCGGCGCGCCGGGGTACGGCATACCGTAGCCGTAGCCGGCCGGTGGCGGCGGGGCGAACACGGCCGGCGGCACCGGCATCGGCGGGAGGCACACCGACTTCGGCTCGCTATGTTTCACGGCCTTCAACGGCGATAGCGGCTTGTCACCGACGCTCTTGTACCGGCCGCCGATGTACGTCGACGGTTGCATCTCCATCCGGTCGCCCACTTCGGGCATGCGGACGTGCCCGATCACCAGGATTTCGCCGTACCGGCGGAAGGTCATCGCGAACGGCTTCTCCTCCAGCGCCTTTTGCAGATCGGCGACCATATCCATCACCGATTTCATGTCGTCTTCCGACACGTCGCCGTCGAACTTCGCGTCCACACTGGTGATCAGGCCCACGGCGGTCATCCCGTCGCGCGTGAGCTGGTAGTCGGCGGTGAAGACGAGGTCCCCGGTGACCGCCTGACCGTCGCAGTCCTGCGCCTCGGACACGGTCACGGTGAGGTGGTCCGCTTCGATCTTCACCACGCACCGCTTGGTCCCGATGTCACGGTACCACGTCCCCATGTGGGCCGGCTTCGCAATCGTGGTGCCACTCGTCGGCTGCCCCACGAACGGCGCAACCATCGGTTGCGTGGCAGCGTTGTACCGATTCGGATAGCACGGTTCCGCAATCTCCCGGGGTTGCGGGAGGCTGTCCACGAACGTTCCGGCCGGCAGCTGCACGCCGCTCTGTTGCAGCAGTTGACCGAAGGCGTCCGCCGCCAGTCCCTTCGTCGGGTCGGAGCACACGGACGGCGCCGGAGGGGCACTTGCGTTGCACACGGGGCGCCCCGGCACGACGACATCTCCGAACGGAACGGGGCGCAGGAGCGGCTCACCCATGTCCACTCTGTACATGGGACGCCCCGGCGTGACGACCGTCGGCAAATCGATGGTGAAATCGACGCCGACGCGCTGGAGCGGTTCGCCCACAGTAGGTAGCGTGGGCGGAATCACCACCGGTCTCAGGGCCGGTTCGCTACGGGCGCCGAGCAGTGCGCCGGCCGCCTTGACCGCCGGGGCCGGCACCCGCCCGTCCTTCGCGAACTTGTACAGCCCGCCGCAGGTCGCGAGTTCCCGCCCCTGGAACTGTCCGTCCGACGCCGCCTTCACCTGACTCACCATCAGGCCGGCGGAGGTCATCTTCGTGCGGAACGAGAAGGGGTGGTCGGTCAGTTCCTGAAGCATCAGCGACACTTCCGCCAGTTCCATGCCGAC from the Frigoriglobus tundricola genome contains:
- a CDS encoding MarR family winged helix-turn-helix transcriptional regulator, which produces MSFARMKLLGALHRAGPKIMSDLSEELGVTARNVTALVDALEEEKLVRRVPHSTDRRATLVELTTAGERYGRQMASGSQMNAIAELFRGLMPDEQKQLLALVAKLHGLLAARGFGGGPCQPDEE
- a CDS encoding PQQ-binding-like beta-propeller repeat protein, with product MSESTEYFPPEETPPARSGWRRALVGFTLLGVAVHGFGQWAARDDSGSVPATAMIMTVMLGPVLGLLGFALWWVLLGDGKWYTRVLAAFGVGVACVGVVLAAHPTMRPYASVWGVPLTVAITGLVLAVAPVVRWWPTAGLIALVAASPWLALRVDGVTGAYDLETSYRWKSSVADSAAEQFADRATVRPASAIADLGVTTPVYWAGFRGANRTGEVPKDEYRGWDGTPPRERWRNDPVGPAWSSFCVVGDYVFTQEQRGDSESVVCYRADTGKEVWSGGAPGKHSDGQSGAGPRATPAYAGGRLFATSASGSVSCLQANTGETVWTVNLAERFQATKPNFGLSTSPLVAGDLVIVNPASPAAPRLVALDAATGATRWATEASGTAGYSSPQAAKIADVDQVLIFNGAGLFGHDPKTGSELWRYDWVTKEMEPTTVQPLVLPDGRVVVGGGNIGIGTRCVKVRREADGWAAKEEWKTTKFTPKFNDMVRSGDYLFGLENGVLQCLKLSNGAVVWKDGRYGAGQLLLAGDKLLVVSERGELACVAAKPDEYEELWKIDVAKGKAWNHPVLARGRLYFRNATVMVALDLPGWTDKE
- a CDS encoding glycosyltransferase family 2 protein; translation: MSSTLLVEPPLNPVHDIFHVDRVLKPDAAAAPRKHKIIAVLPAYNAEKTLAATVADFPAGSVDEILLVDDGSKDNTVAIAREMGLTVIVHEKNTGYGGNQKTCYKYCLDHGADIVVMIHPDYQYDARVIPHAVGMIELGICDVILGNRVRSRAEALKCGMPWWKYVSNRGLTAFENLTLGQNLGEFHSGFRVYRRQVLETIPFERNSDDFVFDTQFLVQAVHFGFRLGDIPVPVRYFEEASQINFRRSTKYGLQTLTAVSAFWMNRLRLRRSDLFRPKTKPVA
- a CDS encoding energy-coupling factor ABC transporter ATP-binding protein yields the protein MTGPELRVTSLSHRYACGRVALDAVTFAVAPGGCVALVGPNGAGKTTLFLRLCGVLGGRPGEAAVHGLDPAVPEHRKKLPEVVGVVFQNPDDQLFSPTVAEDVAFGPLNMGATADEARARVAEALLAVGMPGAGDRVPFQLSGGEKRRAALAGVLAMRPAVLLLDEPSMFLDPRGRRELIGVIRGLPGTKLIATHDLDLVLDTCPRVLVLDGGRLAADGPSETLLADADLMEKHGLEVPHRLRK
- the cbiQ gene encoding cobalt ECF transporter T component CbiQ, whose translation is MTLAFRHRPIPDSPLARWDARWKLAAVAPAVCGIAVLDHLAPVAVALALGLFLLALARLPGAWVRGRLALFAFAALPFVIVLPATLDGAGWDIGPLHVSERGTVAGLAVLCRGLAVGCFALLLLGTAPLHHTVSAAHKLKVPGLLVQLTLLTYRYAFLLAEEMRRLRVAMRTRGFRAAPTRHGYRALGHATGALLVRGSDRADSVSAAMRCRGFDGRFHTLTAFRTRAADIIPFVALVAAAGALVLWDRW
- a CDS encoding DUF2934 domain-containing protein produces the protein MLRWIKRRLAQTDSTTTAPTSAAVLPAPAPLAQEAAPEAAPVAPAVLAIATAPVPAPAPEMIDIPRDKIAARAAEIWDRKGRPHGRDVQNWMEAEAELRAEFAANPDPEPLPRKSR